The genomic window ATGCGATCGATTACTGGCGTCGGTGCAGACGGATTTTTTTCCCACTCGCGGGCTTCGGCAGCTTGGTCTACCCAGCTCTGCACTTCAAAGGCGGGCAGGTCGTCCATGCCGCTTTGTTCATTGACAATTGCTTGTGCTTGTTGGTTGAGGCGAGACAATGCGATGGATTTGGCGGTGGCGAGTTTGGTCTCTTCTGCTTCGGCTTTCTTGGCTTGGTTCTCAATCCATTTTTTGCCGTCCCATTCGCAGTATTCGTTCGCGGGTTCAAGCAGGGTCAAGTCGTTGGTAAGTCTGCCCACTTTGTCGATGATGACGGCAACGCCGTCTGCTTTACGGTACGCTGCCTTGCCTCGATGGTCTTCGATGATGTCCCAGTCTGAGCCATTCCATCGGGCGACATATCCGGCTGAAATTTTTGGCGGCGTGGTGTCAATACAGCCTGCTGGAATCAGGTAACTGCCGTCGCGGGCGTAGATGTCCAATTCGGCATTAATCTGACCGATATAAATATTGTCTGCGTCAAGCTGACAGACGGGTTTAGTCCATTCGATGTTTTGGCTCATTTCTTTTTCCTTTTCCATAAGGTCGTCTGAAACGTGGTTTCGGTTTTTCGGACGACCTTTTCAAATTAAATCTTGATGATGTATCTCATAGCCACGTTCATCGGGCGCGTTTCCACACCGCCTGCGGCGCCGGTTGTGCCTTCGTTATCAACGGATACAGTCGATGGATTATGCCCCCTGTCGGTATCGGCGCCCAGTCTTACCCCGATGCCGTGGGTATGGCTGCGAAATTCGTCCGCCTGCCAACTGCCCAAGACGCGACCGGCGTCCCGACCGCGACCGGCGTCCCAGCCGCGAATAAATTCACCGCGAAGGTCTGGCAGGTTGAATGTTGTACTGCCGTCGCCCGCTCCGTAGCGCGTTCCGATAACGGCGAACAGCGTGGCATAGGTCTGACGGGATACCGCCGCGCCGTGACACTCAAGCCAGCCGTAAGGCACTGCTTCGCCCGCTAAGGCTACAACCGTGCCGCTTGGTGCTGATACGTTGAAAAATATTTGGTCAACTTTTGCCACCAGTCCGGGGACGTCCCAGCCGATGGATATCCGATGCTTTGAGCCGCTCGAAGATGGCGAAACATCTATTGTTTCGGCTTTTAATTTTGACAGGGCATACGATGACGGCACGGTATTGGTACCGGTATGCTCTGGATTATGGGAAATGCTCCGTTGCAAAAGCAGCGGCGAATTATCGTACTCGATGACTCCGTTGTTTTTTAAAGCCAGTGCTTTATTATTGTTTTTGTTGCGCAAAAAAACCTGATCCGCGTCGGAGTCGATATGGATATATTTGTTGGCGGCGTAAAGCGCAGGCGAGGCTGCCACGGCAATGCCTTTTGTAAACACGGTATTGCCGCCAAATGTTTTGTCGCCGTTGATGGTTTGATCACCGGTAATCTTGACGGTGTCGGTGTTTTCACTGATTTTTTTATCGACGGCTTTGAGACGGATGTTTAAATTGTTTGTCCTGTTGGCGAGTGCCTGCAAAGGCTGGTTTATTGGGGCATCCGCGCCGCCAATGACTTTATCGCCCGGTTCAACCAGATAAACATATTGCGTGAATTCGTTTTTTTCGATTGCGTTTGCCATAATTTTCCTTAAGCTGCGCCGAAGTTATATTCGCCATTAAATTCGATTTCGCCATTCCAGTAGATGGCGTTGCTTCTGTAGTCCATCTCGACCAATCGGCAACGGAGCGGCACGATTTGCCCTAGCCATTTTTTTATCTTTTCGACCTCTCTGTTTGTAATCGGACGGCTCAGTTTGATTTTGTATTCTGCCCAGTCGCCTTCCTGACCACCGAAAACGAATGTCCCGTCAAAATAGGCGGTGCCATCCCAATACAGACTTCCGTAGTTTTCAATTATCTCAATG from Neisseria sp. DTU_2020_1000833_1_SI_GRL_NUU_006 includes these protein-coding regions:
- a CDS encoding phage tail protein translates to MANAIEKNEFTQYVYLVEPGDKVIGGADAPINQPLQALANRTNNLNIRLKAVDKKISENTDTVKITGDQTINGDKTFGGNTVFTKGIAVAASPALYAANKYIHIDSDADQVFLRNKNNNKALALKNNGVIEYDNSPLLLQRSISHNPEHTGTNTVPSSYALSKLKAETIDVSPSSSGSKHRISIGWDVPGLVAKVDQIFFNVSAPSGTVVALAGEAVPYGWLECHGAAVSRQTYATLFAVIGTRYGAGDGSTTFNLPDLRGEFIRGWDAGRGRDAGRVLGSWQADEFRSHTHGIGVRLGADTDRGHNPSTVSVDNEGTTGAAGGVETRPMNVAMRYIIKI